A stretch of the Photobacterium sp. CCB-ST2H9 genome encodes the following:
- a CDS encoding GNAT family N-acetyltransferase, with the protein MSDVESKGKVRVRKATEKDLDMIYRMGYDTWGNRESWRSYLCQCRKSSKYQSGCWYVLVVEDRLVASLLVHADHFGLEMNCRGIGSVATFPEERGQGFASLLVDKVVRMLLMKEHIDTVLLHCDIDFRFYENLGFHRLLQSHCMYRTKLSKQYAGPIPDYF; encoded by the coding sequence ATGTCTGATGTCGAAAGTAAGGGAAAAGTGCGGGTAAGAAAAGCCACGGAAAAGGACTTGGATATGATTTACCGCATGGGGTATGACACTTGGGGGAATCGTGAATCATGGCGTTCGTATCTTTGTCAGTGCCGAAAGAGTTCAAAATATCAATCGGGTTGCTGGTATGTATTGGTCGTTGAAGACCGGTTGGTGGCTTCTCTGCTTGTGCATGCAGATCATTTTGGCTTAGAGATGAATTGCCGTGGCATTGGTTCAGTGGCAACATTTCCGGAAGAAAGAGGCCAGGGTTTTGCATCCTTGTTAGTGGACAAAGTGGTCAGGATGCTGCTGATGAAAGAACACATCGATACTGTTTTGTTGCATTGTGATATAGACTTTCGATTTTATGAAAATCTCGGGTTTCACCGGCTCCTGCAAAGTCACTGTATGTATCGTACAAAATTATCAAAACAGTATGCCGGACCTATCCCTGATTATTTTTAG
- a CDS encoding N-acetyltransferase, with the protein MYISQVTLAALEQVSVLFDAYRQFYAQESDLGAARAFIAKRLEEQDSVIFLARTETDEPLGFVQLYPSFSSVAMKRMWYLNDLYVSENARHQGVARALLKYVETFAKETNALTVKLATAVSNEKAKSLYESEGYAKVTAFEHYTQRVK; encoded by the coding sequence ATGTACATCTCACAAGTGACGCTTGCAGCGTTAGAACAAGTATCGGTTTTGTTCGATGCTTATCGTCAGTTCTACGCGCAAGAATCAGATCTGGGTGCTGCCAGAGCATTTATTGCAAAGCGTTTAGAAGAACAAGATTCCGTTATTTTTCTCGCGAGAACTGAAACAGATGAGCCTTTGGGGTTTGTTCAGCTCTATCCTTCATTTTCATCTGTTGCCATGAAAAGAATGTGGTATCTCAACGACCTTTATGTTTCAGAAAATGCCCGTCATCAAGGTGTTGCACGAGCACTGTTAAAGTATGTGGAAACATTTGCCAAAGAAACGAATGCACTGACTGTCAAACTGGCAACTGCGGTATCGAATGAGAAAGCGAAGTCGCTCTATGAGTCTGAAGGTTATGCCAAAGTGACTGCTTTTGAGCATTACACGCAACGGGTGAAATAA
- the creD gene encoding cell envelope integrity protein CreD: MKKLFQSEIGMKFGLVLFLLVMLQIPTSMIQDLISERSDLQQSVRQDIARSSSDKQSILGPLMIVKYRQTVNGKEGPYEIRKAKFILPEQFRINAALKSFEKYRGIYTARLYHADTQLAGQLDLSPITELPQSQIDTVELVVAVSDSRGINHIGKAQLNGTDYQVEPGTDLKHWSQGFHIPLDLATLDLAQPLRFDLAMVLQGMDSLSVSPIGKQTEVRLSSPWPHPSFTGDYLPIESDISEQGFKAVWMTNHLSSNIDELLNRCQSDDQCSQLNSRQMGVSLIEPVDHYLKSYRAINYSLLVITLVFAAFYLLEIFQAKPIHPVQYGFVGLALAVFYLLLISFSEHIGFNWAYLVSAMASSAVLGVYVSGILKHNRHGAVFAGCMLVLYALLFGLLQAESYALLMGTLLCFAILSLVMVMTRHINWYGKSSIREASEPDNESNTEPDPTA; this comes from the coding sequence ATGAAAAAACTCTTTCAAAGTGAGATTGGCATGAAGTTCGGGTTGGTGCTGTTCTTGCTGGTGATGCTACAAATCCCGACATCCATGATTCAGGACTTAATCAGCGAGCGTTCTGACTTGCAGCAATCCGTACGCCAGGACATCGCCCGGAGCAGCAGCGACAAGCAGTCCATTTTAGGGCCGCTGATGATTGTCAAATACAGACAAACCGTAAACGGCAAAGAAGGGCCCTATGAAATCAGAAAGGCCAAGTTCATTCTGCCGGAACAATTTCGCATCAACGCGGCACTAAAAAGTTTTGAAAAATACCGCGGCATTTACACCGCCCGGCTTTATCACGCCGATACCCAGCTGGCCGGACAGCTTGATCTATCGCCGATCACAGAGCTGCCGCAAAGTCAGATTGATACCGTCGAGCTGGTCGTCGCCGTTTCCGACAGCCGTGGTATCAACCACATTGGCAAAGCACAGCTCAACGGCACGGATTACCAGGTTGAGCCCGGTACCGATCTGAAGCACTGGTCCCAGGGATTCCACATTCCGCTGGATCTGGCAACGCTCGATCTTGCCCAACCACTCCGCTTTGATCTGGCCATGGTACTTCAGGGGATGGACTCACTCAGTGTTTCCCCGATTGGAAAACAAACTGAGGTCCGCCTGAGCTCCCCCTGGCCGCATCCAAGTTTTACCGGAGATTATCTGCCGATCGAATCTGACATTTCTGAACAGGGCTTCAAGGCGGTCTGGATGACGAACCACCTGTCCAGTAATATTGACGAGCTGCTGAACCGTTGCCAGTCTGATGATCAGTGTTCACAACTGAACAGCCGTCAAATGGGAGTCAGCCTAATTGAACCGGTTGATCATTATCTGAAGTCATACCGGGCCATTAATTACTCGCTGCTTGTCATCACATTGGTTTTCGCGGCCTTCTATTTGCTGGAAATCTTTCAGGCCAAACCGATTCACCCGGTTCAGTATGGTTTTGTCGGCCTGGCACTGGCGGTGTTTTACCTGCTGCTGATTTCTTTCAGTGAGCACATTGGCTTTAACTGGGCATATCTGGTCTCTGCCATGGCTTCCAGTGCGGTGTTGGGTGTTTATGTTTCCGGTATCCTGAAACACAACCGGCATGGTGCAGTTTTCGCGGGGTGCATGCTGGTACTGTATGCCCTGCTGTTCGGACTGCTGCAGGCAGAAAGCTATGCTCTGCTGATGGGCACCCTGTTGTGCTTCGCCATTCTGAGTCTGGTGATGGTCATGACACGACACATCAACTGGTATGGCAAATCATCCATTCGTGAAGCCTCTGAGCCAGACAACGAGTCAAACACAGAACCCGATCCGACGGCTTAA
- a CDS encoding LysR family transcriptional regulator: MDADLNAIRQFIKVADNRSFTLAAAQLGITQSGISRAVSRLETQLGVKLLHRNTRSLSLTADGELFLTRVRPLITGLSDAQHEMQHHGTAPKGTLKISAPSAFGRLILIPIVSDLLTTHPQLNIELVLTDRTVDIIEEGFDAVIRSGPVADARVIAKKLAPASWVTVASAKYLARRGVPQSIEALSQHNCLRVRLSSTGQMNPWQFTENGKRISLEVGGNLVLDHGDPLVDAANAGTGIAQLLTFFVRPYLADGRLQEVLCQYAPPPQPITLLYPPSRQYSAKLTVLREALVSHWGDHTTGTPFTASL, encoded by the coding sequence ATGGATGCTGACCTCAATGCCATCCGGCAATTCATCAAAGTTGCCGACAATCGAAGTTTCACTCTTGCAGCAGCACAATTAGGCATCACGCAATCCGGTATTTCACGGGCCGTCAGCCGACTGGAAACACAGCTGGGCGTAAAGTTGTTACACCGTAATACCCGCAGCCTGAGTCTGACCGCAGACGGTGAACTCTTTCTGACCCGCGTCCGCCCTTTGATCACCGGATTATCTGACGCCCAGCATGAAATGCAGCACCATGGCACGGCCCCCAAAGGGACGCTGAAAATCAGTGCCCCTTCCGCATTCGGACGCCTGATCCTGATCCCTATCGTCAGCGATTTGCTGACAACGCATCCGCAGCTAAATATCGAGTTAGTGCTGACCGACCGAACGGTCGATATTATCGAAGAGGGATTTGACGCAGTGATTCGGAGCGGCCCCGTTGCGGATGCCAGGGTGATCGCAAAAAAGCTGGCACCGGCCAGTTGGGTCACTGTCGCCTCTGCCAAATACCTCGCCCGACGGGGGGTGCCTCAGTCCATTGAGGCATTATCACAGCATAATTGCCTGAGAGTCAGGCTGTCTTCCACCGGGCAGATGAATCCCTGGCAGTTTACGGAAAACGGCAAACGCATCAGCCTTGAGGTCGGCGGAAACCTAGTCCTCGATCATGGTGATCCTTTGGTCGACGCAGCCAATGCCGGAACTGGCATTGCACAACTGCTGACATTTTTCGTCCGCCCTTACCTCGCCGACGGACGATTGCAGGAAGTGCTCTGCCAATACGCACCACCGCCACAACCTATAACCTTACTCTACCCGCCCTCGCGCCAGTACTCAGCGAAACTGACTGTATTGCGTGAGGCACTGGTATCGCACTGGGGTGATCACACGACAGGGACACCATTCACGGCCTCTCTATGA
- a CDS encoding RimK family alpha-L-glutamate ligase: MELSVHLEIVKKAVESLGLNFEILDKYSKRVAEISCLDQSILVQSPQYFCNSQTAASLAQDKAYTDIILKRAGIATPQGDYFFKVEGENLTAKGVEEAFQYANALGYPVFFKPINGSHGRFARVIYSDAELYRQLVLLPGEYNGFVLQEVVSGCEHRLVILKGKPYFSYKKYIPMLIANGMDSYETLLDKSPYEYERYQGYLSSVVGALSGIPERFQTIPLAPNANPNNGGVIEDFRTSFSKEIVDWSAKIYAATKLEVIGVDLFSPCDMDSDVGLFKVLEINSNPFLKTIYQNGYSDVAIGVWQVLLSEHFHLSIHREAVNGVPVV, translated from the coding sequence ATGGAATTGTCTGTCCACCTGGAAATTGTGAAAAAAGCGGTTGAAAGTCTTGGGCTGAACTTTGAAATATTGGACAAGTACTCAAAGAGAGTCGCAGAGATCTCTTGCTTGGATCAGTCCATTCTTGTTCAGTCACCGCAATACTTTTGTAACTCACAAACCGCCGCATCCCTTGCCCAAGACAAAGCGTATACAGATATCATCTTAAAACGCGCGGGAATCGCAACGCCTCAAGGGGATTACTTTTTTAAAGTTGAAGGTGAAAACCTTACGGCGAAAGGGGTTGAAGAAGCATTTCAATACGCCAATGCACTTGGTTATCCAGTTTTTTTTAAGCCGATCAATGGATCTCATGGGCGTTTTGCGAGAGTCATCTATTCAGATGCTGAGCTTTATCGCCAACTTGTGCTGCTTCCGGGAGAATACAATGGATTTGTTCTTCAGGAAGTTGTCTCCGGATGTGAGCATCGATTGGTCATTCTGAAAGGGAAGCCTTACTTTTCCTATAAAAAATATATTCCAATGCTGATCGCGAATGGCATGGATTCATATGAGACGCTTTTGGATAAATCACCTTATGAATATGAACGCTATCAAGGGTATTTATCCAGTGTTGTGGGGGCACTCTCAGGCATTCCGGAAAGATTTCAGACGATTCCTTTGGCGCCAAATGCGAACCCGAATAACGGTGGAGTCATTGAAGATTTCCGGACTTCATTTTCAAAAGAAATCGTTGACTGGTCAGCGAAGATCTATGCTGCCACCAAACTTGAAGTCATCGGTGTCGATTTGTTTTCACCTTGCGATATGGATTCTGATGTCGGGCTTTTTAAGGTGCTGGAGATTAACTCGAATCCATTTCTGAAGACGATTTACCAGAATGGTTACAGCGATGTTGCCATTGGGGTCTGGCAGGTGCTTCTTTCTGAACACTTTCACCTTTCAATTCATAGAGAGGCCGTGAATGGTGTCCCTGTCGTGTGA
- a CDS encoding AAA family ATPase, translating into MEPLPYLREIQLKRDQIDSFKAYPFSIPAVKGLDKIDFSAEVTILVGENGSGKSTLLEAIAVGMGFNAEGGSKNFHFSTRSTHSELYKYLRFSKSFRRYKDGFFLRAESFYNVSTHIDELDEAPSFGPPIIDSYGGVSLHHQSHGESFLSLMVERFGGKGLYILDEPEAALSPMRQLSVLSRMHQLVQDQSQFIIATHSPMLMAYPGARIYQIGPSGIHPIKYEDTEHYTITKAFLNHPRPMLDELFVDN; encoded by the coding sequence ATGGAACCTTTACCTTATTTAAGAGAAATTCAGCTCAAACGCGATCAGATTGATTCTTTCAAGGCCTATCCGTTTTCTATTCCCGCCGTGAAAGGGCTGGATAAAATTGATTTCAGCGCAGAAGTGACCATTCTGGTTGGTGAGAACGGCAGTGGCAAATCAACGTTACTGGAAGCCATTGCGGTTGGCATGGGATTCAACGCGGAAGGAGGCTCGAAAAACTTTCATTTTTCAACCCGAAGCACCCATTCGGAACTGTACAAATATCTGCGCTTCAGTAAATCGTTCAGACGTTACAAAGACGGATTCTTTCTCAGAGCCGAAAGCTTTTATAACGTCTCTACCCATATTGATGAACTGGATGAAGCCCCGAGCTTCGGCCCGCCAATTATTGATTCGTATGGTGGCGTGTCATTGCATCATCAGTCTCATGGCGAATCTTTCCTGAGCTTGATGGTTGAACGATTCGGTGGAAAAGGGCTGTATATCCTCGACGAACCCGAAGCCGCGTTATCGCCGATGCGTCAGCTGTCGGTGCTCAGCCGCATGCATCAGCTGGTGCAGGACCAATCGCAATTTATCATCGCCACCCACTCCCCGATGCTTATGGCCTATCCCGGCGCCCGGATCTATCAAATCGGTCCGTCTGGCATACACCCGATCAAATACGAAGACACGGAGCATTACACGATTACCAAGGCTTTTCTGAATCACCCCAGACCGATGTTGGATGAGTTATTTGTAGATAACTGA
- a CDS encoding MFS transporter gives MRSSLPSGVYLLSLGIFMMISCELQVLGFMPALAADLGVSLAEIGYLVSTFAASMAIGGPLLMLVLSRFPPRTILVSLYAVFILGELFGALAQSYLQLVFARAVTGMVSGAFFGVSIGLCTRITAPQDTLRAIAMVLAGIMLGTIIGLPLAKLIAEHWGWRGSFYVVAVLAVFSSGVTLKVIPSLPAEAPQPVKQELKGVLDARLWWVFATSFCVLSAVYAPFSFIVPILTDLAVLPDGVVTWLLFVYGLCMLLGNHFVAQLAVKHAKATLAGGLGGLIMIFVVFALYADVAWVSVVCLVAMGFCGVSLNPALVSRLMELPQGQRSLINTLHASVVNVGIMSSSFAAGLMLDFGFSLRSTIWMGAAIAVVGLILLGLSPKLSSRSNQALSQLPQTQIH, from the coding sequence ATGCGATCTTCTTTACCTTCAGGGGTTTACCTGCTGAGCCTTGGTATTTTTATGATGATTTCCTGCGAGTTGCAGGTGTTGGGGTTTATGCCTGCACTGGCGGCTGATCTGGGCGTTTCTCTTGCTGAGATTGGTTATCTGGTTTCCACTTTTGCGGCCAGTATGGCGATTGGCGGCCCGCTCCTCATGCTTGTGTTGTCCCGATTCCCGCCCCGAACGATTCTGGTCAGCCTTTATGCCGTTTTCATTCTGGGTGAATTGTTCGGCGCGCTTGCACAAAGCTATCTCCAGCTGGTGTTTGCTCGTGCGGTGACCGGAATGGTGTCGGGTGCATTCTTTGGGGTATCCATCGGGCTTTGCACAAGGATTACGGCGCCGCAAGATACCTTAAGGGCCATCGCCATGGTGCTGGCTGGCATCATGTTGGGCACTATTATTGGTTTGCCGCTGGCGAAATTAATTGCTGAACATTGGGGATGGCGCGGTAGTTTTTATGTTGTGGCCGTACTGGCCGTGTTCAGTTCAGGGGTGACCCTGAAAGTCATTCCGTCTCTGCCCGCTGAAGCGCCGCAACCTGTGAAGCAAGAATTGAAAGGGGTACTGGACGCGCGGTTATGGTGGGTATTTGCAACCAGTTTTTGTGTTCTCAGCGCAGTCTATGCGCCGTTCAGTTTCATCGTGCCGATATTGACCGACCTTGCGGTATTGCCGGACGGGGTCGTCACCTGGCTGCTGTTTGTCTACGGATTATGCATGCTGCTCGGGAACCACTTCGTTGCTCAGCTTGCGGTGAAACACGCGAAAGCCACACTCGCAGGTGGTTTAGGGGGATTGATCATGATTTTTGTGGTGTTCGCTCTGTATGCCGACGTTGCCTGGGTATCCGTAGTGTGCCTTGTGGCAATGGGTTTTTGCGGTGTGAGCCTCAACCCGGCTCTGGTCAGCCGGTTGATGGAACTGCCGCAGGGGCAACGGTCATTGATTAATACGTTGCATGCGTCTGTTGTGAATGTAGGAATCATGTCGAGCAGTTTTGCCGCCGGTCTGATGCTGGACTTTGGTTTCAGTCTCCGCAGCACAATCTGGATGGGGGCTGCCATTGCTGTTGTCGGGCTGATCCTGCTTGGGCTGTCACCAAAACTATCTTCCCGGTCAAATCAGGCCCTATCGCAGCTACCTCAAACTCAAATCCATTAA
- a CDS encoding response regulator yields MNILIIEDEPAIADTLIHVLELDGYQVSWFPTAGEGLAYLKDHQPELLVLDVGLPDGNGFELCKSIREFSDIPIIFLTARNDEIDRVVGLEIGADDYVTKPFSPREMLARIKLRIKNRPAAEFEAAQTSAQASVQETVPEVVTNNLFADNFDFCYQSQPLGLTAAEFKILDKLVLGSPRVFSREQLMVAADMAPEAVYERNIDSHIKAIRQKLKAVGLAERIQTKRGFGYFYSDKEHA; encoded by the coding sequence TTGAATATCCTGATCATTGAAGATGAACCCGCCATTGCGGACACCCTGATTCACGTGCTGGAACTGGATGGCTATCAGGTCAGCTGGTTTCCGACCGCAGGCGAAGGGCTGGCTTACCTGAAAGACCACCAGCCTGAGCTGCTGGTGCTGGATGTCGGCCTGCCGGACGGCAATGGTTTTGAGCTGTGTAAATCCATCCGTGAATTCTCCGATATTCCGATTATCTTCTTAACGGCAAGAAATGATGAAATCGATCGCGTGGTCGGCTTAGAAATCGGCGCGGATGATTATGTCACCAAGCCGTTCAGCCCGCGTGAGATGCTTGCACGCATCAAACTCAGAATCAAAAACCGTCCAGCGGCTGAGTTCGAGGCTGCACAAACATCTGCACAGGCGTCCGTACAGGAAACTGTGCCAGAAGTCGTGACAAATAACCTGTTTGCCGACAACTTTGACTTTTGCTACCAGAGCCAGCCGCTGGGGCTGACTGCGGCCGAGTTCAAAATCCTCGACAAACTGGTGCTGGGCAGTCCCCGGGTTTTCAGCCGAGAACAACTGATGGTGGCGGCTGATATGGCCCCGGAGGCCGTGTATGAACGCAATATCGATTCCCATATCAAAGCGATCCGCCAGAAGCTGAAAGCTGTCGGCCTTGCGGAACGGATTCAGACCAAACGCGGCTTTGGTTACTTCTATTCAGACAAGGAACACGCATGA
- a CDS encoding CHAP domain-containing protein has product MKKVILILSVLIFLSLGAYQIVTKVNLNPHFQVGEEIDSLNGIVVYYNGGVNHVSERNLSADGYNIGLKYQCVEFIKRYYFEYLNHRMPDTYGHAKDFFDKKLQSGALNTQRDLIQFTNGAGQLPKVSDIVVYDASLLNPYGHVAIVSQVNPISKMVEIIQQNPGPFQGSRETYTMEESHDGWTIQNSKILGWLSQNSPSIKL; this is encoded by the coding sequence ATGAAAAAAGTCATTTTGATATTGTCCGTGCTCATTTTTCTAAGTCTGGGGGCGTATCAAATTGTCACCAAGGTCAATCTGAATCCTCACTTCCAGGTTGGTGAGGAAATTGATTCTTTGAACGGCATTGTCGTTTACTACAATGGCGGCGTGAACCACGTTTCAGAAAGGAATTTATCGGCCGATGGTTACAACATCGGGCTGAAGTATCAGTGTGTTGAATTTATCAAGCGCTATTATTTTGAATACCTGAACCACCGTATGCCAGATACTTATGGGCATGCCAAAGATTTTTTTGATAAAAAGCTTCAATCAGGCGCGTTGAATACACAAAGAGATTTGATTCAGTTTACGAATGGTGCAGGACAGTTGCCGAAAGTGAGTGATATTGTTGTCTATGACGCGAGTCTGTTGAATCCATACGGACATGTTGCGATTGTTTCTCAAGTGAACCCCATATCTAAAATGGTTGAGATTATTCAGCAAAATCCAGGCCCATTTCAGGGCTCCAGGGAAACTTACACCATGGAAGAGAGCCATGACGGCTGGACAATTCAGAACTCAAAAATTCTGGGTTGGCTGAGTCAGAACAGCCCGTCAATCAAATTGTGA
- a CDS encoding DUF2809 domain-containing protein: protein MFRFSPARCLTSVILLVVLVLIALFVRDSFVRPFLGDVLVVVWIYACVTSVIRCQPWLASLGVLAFAYAVELAQYVQVLQWLGWEDHTALRIILGATFDWLDILAYTIGCGICLVAEISSKPSRTDSLSEQ from the coding sequence ATGTTCCGATTTTCCCCTGCTCGCTGCCTGACCAGCGTCATATTGCTGGTTGTTCTGGTACTGATTGCCCTGTTTGTCCGTGACAGTTTTGTGCGCCCTTTCCTGGGTGATGTGCTGGTCGTAGTCTGGATCTATGCCTGCGTGACCTCGGTCATTCGCTGTCAGCCATGGCTCGCCAGCCTGGGCGTACTCGCATTCGCTTACGCCGTCGAACTGGCGCAGTATGTTCAGGTGCTTCAATGGCTGGGCTGGGAAGATCACACGGCCCTCCGGATCATTCTGGGCGCGACCTTCGACTGGCTCGACATTCTGGCTTACACCATCGGTTGCGGGATATGTCTGGTTGCTGAAATATCCTCCAAACCATCCCGGACTGACAGCTTGTCTGAGCAATAA
- a CDS encoding NADAR family protein has protein sequence MTGRDSEYEEYLQMVMIQKNEDLLEFILRGGKPEYVFFWGHQKPKSGVSKSCFSQWYGASFEENGIQFRTAEHYMMYQKAVLFGDFAVAEKIIQCDLPNEVKKLGREVSGFDETLWNQNRLSIVVQANRLKFSQNPDLLAFLISTGDSILVEASPVDKVWGIGLAADDERAKDPAQWRGENLLGYALMLVRKAFMLKS, from the coding sequence TTGACCGGACGGGATAGTGAATACGAGGAATATTTGCAAATGGTTATGATTCAGAAAAATGAAGATCTGTTAGAGTTTATTTTGCGAGGCGGAAAACCTGAATATGTTTTCTTTTGGGGTCATCAGAAGCCAAAGTCGGGTGTGTCGAAATCGTGTTTCAGCCAATGGTATGGCGCTTCTTTTGAGGAAAATGGCATTCAGTTTCGCACGGCTGAGCACTACATGATGTATCAAAAAGCAGTTTTGTTTGGCGACTTTGCTGTGGCCGAAAAAATCATCCAGTGTGATCTTCCGAATGAAGTGAAAAAGCTGGGTCGTGAAGTTTCAGGCTTTGATGAGACGCTATGGAATCAAAATCGATTGAGTATTGTGGTTCAGGCGAATCGGCTTAAATTCAGTCAAAATCCGGATTTACTCGCGTTCCTGATTTCTACTGGAGACAGCATACTTGTTGAAGCAAGTCCGGTGGATAAAGTTTGGGGAATAGGTCTGGCAGCCGATGATGAGCGTGCGAAAGATCCGGCGCAATGGCGCGGAGAAAATCTGCTCGGTTATGCGTTGATGCTCGTCCGCAAAGCGTTCATGTTGAAATCCTAG
- a CDS encoding alpha/beta fold hydrolase: protein MRQKLYLIPGTQCNDRLWEKLVFYLNPLFEVVYLDIPDNMNFDEICDEFNHRLQDEKLNFIGFSLGGYIATYFSTKYPERVDKLFVISNSPKSLPPEELQQRYNVFKLVSAYGYKGMTRRKAASMLDSEHQSDELIDIILEMDKALGAEVFLSQCQYTSERQDLAKALTEFPGHAHFFHSENDALVDTQWLNRLCHLNPNLTATSTPGSGHMLPLEKPRELANAMIAYFHE, encoded by the coding sequence ATGCGGCAGAAGTTATACCTGATACCGGGCACTCAGTGTAATGATAGGCTGTGGGAAAAACTGGTTTTTTATTTGAATCCATTATTTGAAGTGGTTTATCTGGATATTCCCGACAACATGAACTTTGATGAAATTTGTGATGAGTTCAACCATCGCCTCCAGGACGAAAAGCTCAATTTCATCGGATTTTCATTGGGAGGGTATATTGCCACGTATTTTTCGACGAAGTATCCGGAACGTGTCGATAAACTCTTTGTTATTTCGAATAGTCCTAAGAGCCTCCCGCCTGAAGAGTTGCAACAACGATACAATGTATTCAAGCTGGTCAGTGCCTATGGATACAAGGGCATGACGCGAAGAAAAGCGGCGTCAATGCTGGATAGTGAACATCAATCGGATGAGTTGATTGATATCATTCTGGAAATGGATAAGGCGTTAGGTGCCGAAGTGTTTCTGAGCCAGTGCCAATATACATCCGAACGACAAGATTTGGCGAAAGCGCTGACAGAGTTTCCTGGTCATGCTCACTTCTTTCATAGTGAAAATGACGCGCTGGTGGACACACAATGGTTGAATCGTCTCTGTCATCTTAATCCAAATCTAACCGCGACAAGTACGCCGGGCTCTGGTCACATGTTGCCGCTGGAGAAACCTCGGGAATTGGCGAATGCAATGATTGCTTACTTTCACGAGTAA
- the creC gene encoding two-component system sensor histidine kinase CreC, protein MSRWPRIPLGIRLFILFFVLVAMTAYGVSTTVIQELKPTVRQATEETLVDMANLLAVLAEDDLANGDITEGRLSELISAYGKRNPNARIWEIGKNAINHRIYITDKNGIVVADSWRQDIGQDYSQWNDVYLTLRGKYGARSTPLDPEDPTSSVMHIAAPVYHNGEIIGSVTVAKANRSIQPFIDQTKRNVAFWMLLMTALILLVGGLVAWRVHSALHRLEDYAEKMGAGKKVARPTFRIFYEFATLSNALEKLRNQLDGKQYVEDYVQTLTHELKSPLSAIKGASEILQMPLPEEKVARFAGNIERESSRMQHLIERLLELARLEKMPQLEQVSRIPLYPLLDTVVQSSEARLNIKAARCRINADETLAVDGDPFLLQQALFNLMENALDFVTPSGDIQWHAERQGNHITVTIFNQGPQIPDYALPRLTERFYSLPRANGAKSTGLGLNFIEQVMKLHGGELTIENVAEGVYVTLILPTP, encoded by the coding sequence ATGAGCCGCTGGCCCCGGATCCCGCTGGGTATCCGCCTGTTTATTCTGTTTTTTGTCCTGGTTGCCATGACAGCCTACGGGGTCAGCACCACGGTGATTCAGGAACTCAAGCCGACAGTGCGGCAGGCGACAGAAGAAACGCTGGTAGATATGGCAAATTTACTGGCTGTGCTTGCTGAGGATGATTTAGCCAATGGCGATATCACTGAAGGCCGTCTGTCTGAATTGATTTCAGCTTACGGGAAGCGTAATCCGAATGCCCGGATCTGGGAAATCGGAAAAAACGCCATCAATCACCGGATCTATATTACGGACAAAAACGGTATTGTCGTGGCCGATTCCTGGCGGCAGGACATCGGACAAGACTATTCACAATGGAATGATGTTTACCTGACCCTACGGGGCAAATATGGTGCCCGAAGTACGCCGCTGGATCCGGAAGATCCCACCTCCAGCGTCATGCATATTGCCGCGCCGGTGTATCACAATGGTGAAATCATCGGCAGTGTCACCGTTGCGAAAGCTAACCGTTCGATTCAGCCATTTATTGATCAGACCAAACGAAATGTAGCGTTCTGGATGCTCTTAATGACCGCTCTGATCTTACTGGTCGGCGGTCTGGTTGCCTGGCGGGTGCATTCTGCCCTGCACCGGCTGGAAGATTACGCTGAAAAAATGGGGGCCGGCAAAAAAGTCGCCCGGCCGACATTTCGGATCTTCTATGAGTTTGCGACCTTGAGTAACGCCCTGGAAAAACTGCGTAATCAGCTCGATGGCAAACAGTACGTCGAAGACTATGTGCAGACCCTCACCCATGAACTGAAAAGCCCGCTTTCAGCCATCAAAGGGGCAAGCGAGATTTTACAAATGCCGCTGCCGGAAGAAAAAGTGGCCCGTTTCGCCGGGAATATTGAGCGGGAAAGCAGCCGGATGCAGCACCTGATCGAACGACTGCTGGAACTGGCGCGACTGGAAAAAATGCCCCAACTGGAGCAGGTCTCCCGGATTCCGCTGTACCCGTTGCTCGACACTGTCGTGCAGTCTTCTGAAGCGAGGTTAAACATCAAAGCAGCGCGCTGCCGGATCAACGCAGATGAAACACTGGCCGTTGATGGTGATCCCTTCCTGCTGCAACAGGCGTTGTTTAATCTGATGGAAAATGCACTGGACTTCGTGACCCCGTCTGGCGACATTCAGTGGCATGCCGAACGGCAAGGCAATCACATCACGGTGACAATTTTCAATCAGGGGCCACAGATCCCTGACTACGCCCTGCCCCGTCTGACCGAACGCTTCTATTCACTCCCGCGGGCCAATGGCGCGAAAAGTACCGGTCTTGGGCTGAATTTTATCGAACAGGTCATGAAGCTGCATGGCGGCGAACTGACAATTGAAAACGTTGCTGAAGGGGTTTATGTCACGCTGATTTTACCAACTCCATAA